A genomic window from Ignavibacteria bacterium includes:
- a CDS encoding YdeI/OmpD-associated family protein: MKFFKTQAAFRAWLEKNHAKKDELWLGYYKKASGKKSITYKEALEEVLCFGWIDGISRSIDEESYCQRYTPRRKGSIWSAVNIKKAEELIKNGKMHPHGLHVYKNRDLKRAGLYSNEQKEIKFPGVLLKMLKANKKAWENFSKMPPGYRKTSTWWVISAKQEETRLRRMKTLIADTEAGRRIGLLTPLKDKK; the protein is encoded by the coding sequence ATAAAATTCTTTAAAACACAGGCTGCATTCAGGGCCTGGCTTGAAAAGAATCACGCAAAAAAAGATGAGCTGTGGCTGGGTTATTACAAAAAAGCCAGCGGTAAAAAAAGCATCACATACAAAGAAGCGCTTGAAGAAGTCCTTTGCTTCGGTTGGATAGACGGCATTTCAAGAAGTATTGATGAAGAGAGCTATTGCCAGCGTTACACTCCGCGCCGCAAAGGCAGTATATGGAGCGCTGTGAATATCAAAAAGGCTGAGGAACTTATCAAAAACGGTAAGATGCATCCGCACGGGCTGCATGTTTATAAGAACCGAGACCTTAAAAGGGCCGGATTGTATTCAAATGAACAGAAGGAAATAAAATTTCCCGGAGTGTTATTGAAAATGCTGAAGGCGAACAAAAAAGCATGGGAAAATTTCAGCAAAATGCCGCCGGGATACAGGAAAACCTCGACATGGTGGGTGATCTCAGCCAAACAGGAAGAAACCAGGCTTCGACGGATGAAGACTCTAATTGCGGATACCGAAGCAGGCAGGAGGATTGGTCTATTGACGCCTTTGAAGGATAAGAAATAA
- the bla gene encoding subclass B1 metallo-beta-lactamase, giving the protein MLKTLILLFSCLYSLNIYSQGKLEISHLAGDFYIYITYVDYEGTPFPSNSMYAVTPAGVVMFDTPWDTNQVIPLMDSIKARHGKDVVMCIATHFHDDRTAGFDILKRLGVRTYSTRHTYELCKETKRPLAEFVLSGDTVFNIGGVEFETFFPGAGHAPDNIVIWLPASQILYGGCFIKSTESGGLGNLSHADTKSWETAAEKVMQKFPDAKYIIPGHQSWRDLGSLKYTYELLKEANGMKKEKNYKEKQFEDK; this is encoded by the coding sequence ATGCTCAAAACATTAATCTTATTATTTAGCTGCCTGTATTCACTTAATATTTATTCGCAGGGTAAACTTGAAATTTCACACCTGGCCGGCGATTTTTATATTTATATCACATACGTTGATTATGAAGGCACGCCATTTCCTTCAAACAGCATGTATGCTGTAACCCCCGCCGGGGTTGTAATGTTTGATACTCCCTGGGATACTAACCAGGTAATACCGCTGATGGATTCCATAAAAGCCAGGCACGGCAAGGATGTAGTTATGTGCATTGCTACACATTTCCATGATGACAGGACAGCGGGTTTTGATATATTAAAAAGGCTTGGTGTAAGGACATACTCCACACGGCATACTTATGAGCTCTGCAAAGAAACCAAGAGGCCGCTTGCGGAATTTGTTTTATCGGGTGATACGGTGTTTAATATCGGCGGTGTGGAGTTTGAAACATTCTTTCCGGGCGCGGGTCACGCACCGGATAATATTGTCATCTGGCTGCCCGCATCTCAAATATTATACGGCGGCTGTTTTATAAAGAGTACGGAATCAGGCGGACTGGGGAATCTTTCACACGCAGATACAAAAAGCTGGGAAACTGCCGCTGAGAAGGTCATGCAGAAATTCCCTGATGCAAAGTATATCATACCGGGTCACCAAAGCTGGCGTGACCTTGGCAGCCTTAAGTACACATATGAGCTGCTTAAAGAAGCCAACGGAATGAAGAAAGAGAAGAATTATAAAGAGAAGCAGTTTGAGGATAAGTGA
- a CDS encoding MGMT family protein produces MPHKTWNEKLNTTGDLPKVVMLNPKQIAKFKANTLAIPSPPEVNELMSKVPKGKLNTINIMREKIARRHKADAGCPITTGIFAWISSFAAEESRELGKKRITPYWRTLKNGGELNPKYPGGIKQQQKALESEGHTIIQKGKRYFVKDYEKKLVK; encoded by the coding sequence ATGCCGCATAAAACATGGAATGAAAAACTGAACACTACGGGTGACCTGCCCAAGGTAGTAATGCTCAACCCTAAACAGATCGCAAAGTTTAAAGCTAATACACTTGCAATTCCCTCACCGCCGGAGGTGAATGAACTGATGTCAAAAGTACCAAAAGGTAAGCTGAATACGATAAATATAATGCGTGAAAAAATTGCACGGCGGCATAAAGCTGATGCGGGCTGTCCCATAACAACGGGGATCTTCGCATGGATATCTTCCTTTGCTGCTGAAGAATCACGTGAGCTGGGCAAAAAGCGAATTACCCCCTATTGGCGCACATTAAAAAATGGCGGGGAGTTAAACCCAAAATACCCGGGCGGAATCAAACAACAGCAAAAAGCTCTTGAATCAGAAGGTCACACAATAATACAAAAAGGCAAACGATACTTCGTTAAAGATTACGAAAAAAAGCTGGTGAAATAG